Proteins encoded by one window of Nicotiana tabacum cultivar K326 chromosome 10, ASM71507v2, whole genome shotgun sequence:
- the LOC107797546 gene encoding uncharacterized protein LOC107797546, translating to MEMLRQIQLNIPLMDALREMPGYAKMMKDLMSWKFDFHDLSTVTLTQTCSAIVTKPMTQKMSDPSSFTIPCTIRSYAFAKALCNLGASINLMPLAVYTKLGIGKARPTSMLLQLADRTVKRPTGILDDVLVQVGKFVFPADFVILDCQVDEEITIILGRPFLATGRALIDCETRE from the coding sequence atggagatgctGCGTCAAATTCAGTTGAATATTCCTTTGATGGATGCCTTAAGGGAGATGCCAGGTTATGCGAAGATGATGAAAGACCTAATGTCATGGAAGTTTGATTTTCATGACCTATCCACAGTGACTCTAACGCAGACCTGCAGCGCAATAGTGACCAAACCGATGACTCAAAAGATGTCAGACCCAAGTAGCTTCACTATTCCATGCACGATTAGGAGTTATGCCTTTGCAAAGGCATTATGTAATTTGGGAgccagcataaatttgatgcctctGGCTGTATACACCAAACTGGGCATTGGCAAAGCTAGACCGACTTCGATGCTGCTGCAGCTAGCTGACCGCACGGTAAAAAGGCCTACTGGGattcttgatgatgtgttggtgcaagtgGGGAAgtttgtgttccctgcagactttgttattctggactgtcagGTAGATGAGGAGATAACTATCATTTTAGGTAGGCCATTtttggccactgggagagcacTGATCGATTGTGAGACTAGGGAATAA